From Selenomonas sp. AB3002, one genomic window encodes:
- a CDS encoding 5-bromo-4-chloroindolyl phosphate hydrolysis family protein, with product MDFFFEVFANLIFLLGVDLVVFLVENYEWIIGGAMAMAAASYGYKRYKLGKDKAPAFDLAALSEEQQALAAELFDKAVADYNAIEALRDTLKDEALGTQLATMQVTAYRLLKYLEENPMKVIPARRFVDYYQDRALTLTKQFCDLEKTGLETAQVTETKQKVRQTLMTFDEAYEAEFEKVLSDQLMDMEAELAVLRQNMKAEGIQDVEGEVISSETLSAMDAARAEANAGNLPEKRERPVNRAGRGKARLRKREDIERERAVAKSMRMPEAVRGEVIKQKVINAGLAAVLGTVGAHKFYQGKTFQGVMYAVFCWTALPTLISWVEAIRYAVMPMDDFYKQYFRD from the coding sequence GTGGATTTTTTCTTTGAGGTGTTTGCGAATCTGATATTCTTGCTGGGGGTGGATTTGGTTGTGTTTTTGGTTGAGAATTATGAATGGATTATAGGAGGGGCCATGGCCATGGCGGCGGCTTCCTATGGCTATAAGCGCTACAAGCTGGGAAAGGACAAGGCGCCTGCTTTTGATTTGGCGGCTCTGTCCGAGGAACAGCAGGCCCTGGCTGCGGAGCTTTTTGACAAGGCAGTGGCAGATTATAACGCTATCGAAGCCTTGCGGGATACGCTGAAGGACGAGGCCCTGGGCACCCAGCTGGCCACCATGCAGGTGACGGCTTACCGCCTCTTGAAATATCTGGAGGAGAACCCCATGAAGGTGATTCCTGCCAGGCGGTTTGTGGACTACTATCAGGACAGGGCCCTGACGCTCACAAAGCAGTTTTGCGACCTTGAGAAAACCGGCCTTGAAACAGCCCAGGTTACGGAAACCAAGCAGAAGGTGCGCCAGACCCTCATGACCTTTGACGAGGCCTATGAGGCAGAGTTCGAGAAGGTCCTGTCCGACCAGCTGATGGATATGGAAGCGGAGCTGGCGGTGCTCAGGCAGAACATGAAGGCCGAGGGCATACAGGATGTGGAGGGGGAGGTCATCTCCTCCGAGACGCTTTCGGCCATGGACGCGGCCAGAGCTGAGGCCAATGCAGGAAACCTGCCCGAGAAGCGGGAGCGCCCTGTGAACCGGGCAGGTCGTGGCAAGGCACGGCTCAGGAAGCGCGAGGATATTGAAAGGGAAAGAGCTGTAGCCAAATCCATGCGCATGCCGGAGGCTGTGAGGGGCGAGGTCATCAAGCAGAAGGTCATCAATGCGGGACTGGCTGCTGTCCTGGGGACTGTAGGTGCTCATAAATTCTACCAAGGCAAGACTTTCCAGGGGGTCATGTATGCTGTTTTCTGCTGGACGGCCCTGCCCACGCTGATCAGCTGGGTGGAAGCTATCCGCTACGCGGTGATGCCCATGGATGATTTCTATAAGCAGTATTTTAGGGATTGA
- a CDS encoding MFS transporter, with amino-acid sequence MNGDFIREHRLLWLIMAASFLTPFTGSALSLSLPDIGRQYGQGPESLSWVLGSFLISAFVFLLPMGRLAERWGKARLFMLGAGIFALTSFTCIFADSLSFLIGVRVVQGMGSAMNFATNNALLMLAYPKEKRGSAMGWMIAMVYVGLSLGPVVGGGLNHYLGWQSIFVFIGFIALGVFLAAPVVLREVPGADERGGRAGLLPLEAFKERTFTYSSLAALLNYMATFAVSFLLSFYLQDILGYPSHESGLFLLLQPVMMALLSPAMGALSDRIHPQTLAAWGMTLIAAGLLGLGVLVHFGGFYGLFPCLLLLGVGFALFAAPNNNAVMGSVPKKFYSFASSWLGMVRLSGQVVSILIVTALLSLSHGSLAGAELLSLNMQISFGVLSFICLLGVWAARVR; translated from the coding sequence GTGAACGGGGATTTTATCCGGGAGCACAGGCTCCTTTGGCTGATCATGGCGGCATCTTTTCTCACGCCTTTTACGGGCAGCGCCCTGTCCCTTTCCCTGCCGGATATAGGCAGGCAGTACGGTCAGGGGCCGGAGTCCCTGTCCTGGGTACTGGGGAGTTTTCTCATCTCCGCCTTTGTGTTCCTGCTGCCCATGGGGCGGCTGGCAGAGAGGTGGGGGAAGGCCCGATTGTTCATGCTGGGAGCGGGGATTTTCGCCCTGACGTCCTTCACCTGTATTTTTGCCGACTCCCTCTCTTTCCTCATCGGGGTGCGGGTAGTGCAGGGCATGGGTTCGGCCATGAACTTTGCCACCAACAATGCCTTGCTGATGCTGGCTTATCCTAAGGAAAAGCGGGGGAGCGCCATGGGCTGGATGATTGCCATGGTATATGTAGGGCTGTCCCTGGGCCCCGTGGTGGGGGGCGGCCTCAACCACTATCTGGGCTGGCAGAGCATCTTTGTCTTTATCGGCTTCATAGCTCTGGGAGTCTTCCTGGCGGCGCCTGTAGTGCTCAGGGAGGTGCCGGGAGCTGATGAGCGGGGAGGCAGGGCTGGGCTGCTGCCTTTGGAGGCTTTCAAGGAACGCACGTTCACTTATTCTTCCCTGGCGGCCCTGCTCAATTATATGGCTACTTTTGCCGTAAGTTTCCTGCTGTCCTTCTATTTGCAGGATATTTTGGGCTACCCGTCCCATGAGTCGGGGCTTTTCCTGCTGTTGCAGCCCGTGATGATGGCGCTTTTGTCTCCTGCCATGGGGGCATTATCCGACAGGATACATCCCCAGACTTTGGCGGCCTGGGGCATGACCTTGATTGCTGCTGGCCTGTTGGGGCTGGGGGTTCTGGTGCACTTTGGGGGCTTCTACGGGCTCTTTCCCTGTCTGCTGCTTTTGGGGGTGGGCTTTGCCCTCTTTGCGGCGCCCAACAACAACGCCGTCATGGGCAGCGTGCCAAAGAAATTTTACAGCTTTGCTTCCTCCTGGCTGGGCATGGTGCGGCTTTCGGGCCAGGTAGTCAGCATTCTCATCGTGACGGCCCTGCTGTCTCTGAGCCATGGCAGCCTGGCAGGAGCAGAGCTCCTGTCCCTGAATATGCAGATATCTTTTGGAGTGCTGAGCTTTATCTGCCTGCTGGGGGTATGGGCGGCCCGGGTGCGCTGA
- a CDS encoding 8-oxo-dGTP diphosphatase, whose product MTKSNLTTLCYLEKDGKYLMMHRVKKENDINKDKWVGIGGHFEADESPEECLLREAREETGLTLANYKLRGIVTFISDRWQTEYMFLYTATEWEGKLSECNEGTLEWIAKDKVYDLPLWEGDKIFFRLLEEEHPYFSLKLRYVGEELVEAVLDGEKLK is encoded by the coding sequence ATGACGAAATCGAATCTCACTACCCTCTGCTATCTGGAAAAAGACGGCAAGTATCTGATGATGCACAGGGTGAAGAAGGAAAATGACATAAACAAGGATAAATGGGTGGGCATCGGCGGTCACTTTGAGGCTGACGAGTCCCCGGAGGAATGCCTTTTGCGGGAGGCCCGGGAGGAAACGGGCCTCACCCTTGCGAATTATAAACTAAGGGGCATTGTCACCTTTATCTCCGACAGGTGGCAGACGGAGTATATGTTTCTCTATACCGCAACCGAGTGGGAAGGTAAGTTATCGGAATGCAATGAGGGGACATTGGAGTGGATTGCCAAGGATAAGGTCTACGACCTGCCACTTTGGGAAGGAGACAAGATCTTCTTCCGTCTGCTGGAAGAGGAGCACCCTTATTTTTCACTGAAACTCAGGTATGTGGGAGAGGAACTGGTGGAAGCAGTACTGGATGGGGAGAAATTAAAGTAG